The following are encoded together in the Salmonella enterica subsp. enterica serovar Choleraesuis genome:
- the thiI gene encoding tRNA sulfurtransferase produces MKFIIKLFPEITIKSQSVRLRFIKMLTGNIRNVLKHYSEDLAVTRHWDHIVVRAKDENQREAIRDALTRIPGIHHILEVEDAPFTSMHDIFEQALVMYRERLEGKTFCVRVKRRGKHEFSSIEVERYVGGGLNQNIESAKVKLSHPDVTVNLEIEDDRLLLVNGRYEGIGGFPIGTQEDVMSLISGGFDSGVSSYMLMRRGCRVHYCFFNLGGAAHEIGVRQVAHYLWNRFGSSHRVRFVAINFEPVVGEILEKVDDGQMGVVLKRMMVRAASQVAERYGVQAIVTGEALGQVSSQTLTNLRLIDNVSDTLVLRPLISYDKEHIINLAREIGTEDFARTMPEYCGVISKSPTVKAVKAKIEAEEANFDFSILDRVVAEASNLDIREIAEQTSESVVEVETVNGFNPGDVVLDIRSVDEQDDKPLKLEGVEIATLPFYKLSTKFGDLDQSKTYLLWCERGVMSRLQALYLRDQGFNNVKVYRP; encoded by the coding sequence ATGAAGTTTATCATTAAATTATTTCCGGAAATCACAATTAAAAGCCAATCTGTGCGTTTGCGCTTTATAAAAATGCTGACCGGGAATATCCGTAATGTGCTCAAACATTACTCCGAAGATCTCGCCGTTACCCGCCACTGGGATCATATTGTGGTGCGGGCTAAAGATGAAAACCAGCGCGAAGCAATTCGCGATGCCCTGACCCGTATCCCTGGCATTCACCACATTCTTGAAGTGGAAGACGCGCCATTTACCTCGATGCACGACATTTTCGAGCAGGCGTTGGTGATGTATCGCGAACGTCTGGAAGGGAAAACCTTCTGCGTGCGCGTTAAGCGTCGCGGCAAGCATGAGTTCAGCTCTATTGAGGTTGAGCGCTATGTGGGCGGCGGTCTTAATCAGAATATCGAATCGGCAAAAGTGAAGCTCTCACATCCTGATGTGACGGTGAATCTGGAGATTGAAGACGATCGTCTGTTGCTGGTCAATGGCCGTTACGAAGGTATCGGCGGCTTCCCGATTGGTACTCAGGAAGATGTGATGTCGCTTATTTCCGGCGGGTTCGATTCAGGCGTCTCCAGCTATATGCTGATGCGTCGCGGTTGCCGGGTGCATTACTGCTTCTTTAACTTAGGCGGTGCGGCTCACGAGATTGGCGTGCGCCAGGTGGCCCACTATCTGTGGAACCGCTTTGGTAGCTCGCATCGGGTGCGTTTTGTCGCCATTAACTTTGAGCCGGTAGTGGGAGAAATCCTCGAGAAAGTCGATGACGGCCAGATGGGTGTGGTGCTGAAACGTATGATGGTGCGTGCGGCTTCTCAGGTTGCAGAGCGCTATGGCGTGCAGGCTATCGTCACCGGTGAAGCGCTGGGTCAGGTATCCAGTCAGACGCTAACCAACCTGCGTCTTATCGACAACGTCTCCGATACTCTGGTGCTGCGTCCGCTCATCTCTTATGACAAAGAGCACATCATTAATCTGGCTCGCGAAATCGGCACTGAAGATTTTGCCCGCACTATGCCGGAATACTGCGGCGTTATATCGAAAAGCCCAACCGTGAAAGCGGTGAAAGCGAAAATTGAGGCGGAAGAAGCTAACTTTGACTTCTCAATCCTTGACCGGGTGGTAGCCGAAGCTTCCAACCTGGATATTCGCGAAATCGCCGAACAGACCAGCGAAAGCGTGGTAGAAGTTGAGACTGTAAACGGTTTTAACCCAGGTGACGTGGTGCTGGATATTCGCTCGGTTGATGAGCAGGATGACAAGCCGCTGAAACTGGAAGGCGTGGAGATAGCCACCCTGCCGTTCTACAAACTCAGCACCAAGTTTGGCGACCTTGACCAGAGCAAAACCTATCTGCTGTGGTGTGAACGTGGCGTAATGAGCCGTTTGCAGGCGCTGTATCTGCGCGACCAGGGCTTTAATAACGTGAAAGTTTACCGTCCTTAA
- the ribD gene encoding riboflavin biosynthesis protein RibD, producing MCDEFYMARALELARRGRFTTHPNPNVGCVIVRDGEIVGEGFHYRAGEPHAEVHALRMAGEKARGATAYVTLEPCSHHGRTPPCCDALIAAGVSRVVAAMQDPNPEVAGRGLYRLKQAGIEVSHGLMESQAEELNRGFLKRMRTGFPYIQVKLGASLDGRTAMASGESQWITSPESRRDVQRLRAQTGAILSSAATVLADDPALTVRWPMLDTETQNAYPQDALRQPVRVVIDSQNRVTPQHRIISQPGETWLARTQTGAQIWPQNVSELLLPAHNNQVDLVLLMMQLGKRQINSVWVEAGERLCGALLQAGLVDELIVYMAPKVLGSSARGLLALPGLERLADAPTLHFSQVRQVGPDLCLHLKP from the coding sequence ATGTGTGACGAATTTTACATGGCCCGGGCGCTGGAGCTGGCGCGCCGCGGCCGATTTACTACCCACCCAAATCCTAATGTTGGCTGCGTAATTGTTCGCGACGGTGAGATAGTCGGCGAAGGTTTCCACTATCGCGCGGGTGAACCGCATGCTGAGGTTCACGCATTACGTATGGCCGGAGAGAAAGCGCGGGGCGCTACGGCCTACGTCACGCTGGAGCCGTGCAGCCATCACGGACGCACCCCCCCATGTTGCGATGCGCTCATCGCCGCGGGAGTTAGCCGGGTGGTCGCCGCAATGCAGGATCCAAACCCGGAAGTTGCCGGTCGTGGATTATATCGATTAAAGCAGGCGGGCATTGAAGTCAGCCATGGGCTGATGGAATCTCAGGCTGAGGAGCTGAATCGCGGCTTTTTAAAGAGAATGCGCACCGGTTTTCCTTATATTCAGGTGAAGCTCGGCGCATCGCTCGACGGCCGCACGGCTATGGCCAGCGGCGAAAGCCAGTGGATTACCTCGCCGGAGTCCCGGCGCGATGTGCAGCGGTTAAGAGCGCAAACTGGCGCTATTCTTAGCAGTGCCGCCACGGTGCTGGCTGATGACCCGGCGCTTACTGTGCGCTGGCCAATGCTGGATACTGAGACCCAGAATGCATATCCGCAAGATGCTTTGCGCCAGCCGGTTCGCGTTGTCATCGATAGTCAAAATAGGGTGACGCCACAGCATAGAATTATTTCTCAGCCAGGGGAAACCTGGCTTGCCAGAACCCAGACAGGGGCGCAGATCTGGCCACAGAATGTCAGTGAACTGTTGCTGCCAGCCCATAATAATCAGGTGGATCTGGTATTGCTGATGATGCAGCTCGGCAAGCGCCAGATTAATAGCGTTTGGGTCGAAGCCGGTGAGCGGCTATGTGGCGCATTACTGCAGGCCGGTCTGGTGGATGAGCTTATCGTTTATATGGCACCAAAAGTGTTGGGCAGCAGCGCCCGCGGGCTGCTTGCATTGCCTGGGCTGGAGCGGCTGGCCGATGCGCCAACCCTGCACTTCAGTCAGGTTCGTCAGGTCGGGCCTGACCTGTGCCTGCATTTAAAACCCTAA
- a CDS encoding oxidative-stress-resistance chaperone, whose protein sequence is MSATALLCLAPGSEETEAVTTIDVLVRGGIAVTVASVASDGQLTITCSRGVRLVADAPLVEVADGEFDALILPGGLKGAQQMRDNPLLVETARQFHLSGRIVAAICAAPGTILIPHDLFPLGNMTGFPGLKDTIPEEKWQEKRVVWDPRVNLLTSQGPGTSMDFALKLVDLLAGREKAREVASELVLASGIYNYQEFS, encoded by the coding sequence ATGAGCGCCACAGCGCTTCTCTGCCTGGCGCCTGGCAGTGAAGAAACCGAAGCCGTCACCACTATCGATGTTCTGGTGCGCGGCGGTATTGCCGTTACGGTTGCCAGCGTCGCCAGCGACGGGCAACTCACCATTACCTGCTCGCGCGGAGTACGCCTGGTGGCCGACGCGCCGTTGGTAGAGGTTGCCGATGGCGAGTTCGATGCACTGATTCTACCCGGTGGTCTGAAGGGCGCGCAGCAAATGCGCGATAACCCGCTACTGGTAGAAACCGCTCGTCAGTTCCATCTTTCCGGTCGCATCGTAGCCGCCATCTGCGCGGCACCGGGAACAATCCTGATCCCTCATGACCTGTTTCCGCTGGGAAATATGACGGGCTTCCCCGGCCTGAAAGACACCATCCCTGAAGAAAAATGGCAGGAAAAACGCGTGGTGTGGGATCCCAGAGTTAATCTGCTGACCAGCCAGGGGCCGGGAACCTCCATGGACTTTGCCCTCAAGCTGGTCGATTTGCTGGCCGGTAGAGAGAAAGCCCGCGAAGTCGCCAGCGAACTGGTTTTAGCATCCGGGATTTATAACTATCAGGAGTTCTCCTGA
- a CDS encoding (2E,6E)-farnesyl diphosphate synthase has translation MDFKQQLQQHTEQANAALESYLTALPFGDGELAAAMRYAALTGGKRLRPFLVYATGELFGITREVLDAPAAAVECIHAYSLVHDDLPAMDDDDLRRGLPTCHIKFGEAHAILAGDALQTLAFSILTESAMPGVDAESRLAMIRELANASGIAGMCGGQALDLEAEGKHADLNNLERIHRHKTGALIRSAVRLGALCAGDAGRKSLNALDCYAENIGLAFQVQDDILDVVGDTSTLGKRQGADAQLGKSTYPALLGLEAAKAKAQALCQEALDALRPLQEAGYDTSALRALARYIIQRDN, from the coding sequence ATGGATTTCAAGCAACAACTGCAACAACACACGGAACAGGCCAACGCTGCGCTGGAAAGTTATCTGACCGCCCTGCCCTTTGGCGATGGCGAGTTGGCAGCGGCTATGCGCTATGCCGCGCTTACCGGCGGCAAACGGCTGCGTCCTTTTCTGGTCTATGCCACCGGCGAGCTGTTTGGTATCACCCGGGAAGTGCTGGATGCGCCTGCCGCTGCGGTAGAGTGTATTCACGCCTACTCGCTGGTACATGACGACCTTCCGGCCATGGACGACGACGATCTGCGCCGCGGGCTGCCGACCTGTCATATAAAGTTTGGCGAAGCTCACGCAATTCTGGCCGGCGACGCCCTGCAAACTCTGGCGTTCTCTATACTGACGGAAAGCGCGATGCCGGGCGTTGATGCCGAAAGCCGTCTGGCGATGATTCGCGAACTGGCTAACGCCAGCGGTATCGCCGGAATGTGCGGCGGTCAGGCATTAGATTTGGAAGCAGAAGGCAAGCATGCCGATCTCAATAATCTGGAGCGCATTCATCGCCATAAAACCGGAGCACTAATTCGCTCCGCGGTGCGCCTGGGCGCACTTTGTGCCGGTGATGCAGGCCGCAAATCATTAAATGCACTTGATTGCTACGCCGAAAATATCGGCCTGGCGTTTCAGGTGCAGGACGATATTCTCGACGTGGTTGGCGACACATCCACTCTGGGTAAACGCCAGGGTGCCGATGCTCAGTTGGGTAAAAGCACCTATCCAGCGCTGTTAGGCCTTGAGGCGGCGAAAGCAAAAGCCCAGGCATTATGCCAGGAAGCGCTCGATGCTCTGCGCCCTTTACAGGAAGCAGGCTACGATACCTCTGCGCTCCGCGCCCTCGCGCGATATATCATCCAACGAGATAACTAA
- the nrdR gene encoding transcriptional repressor NrdR, whose amino-acid sequence MHCPFCLAVDTKVIDSRLVGEGASVRRRRQCLVCNERFTTFEVAELVMPRVIKSNEVREPFNEDKLRSGLQKALEKRPVSADDVEMAINHIKSHLRATGEREVASKLIGNLVMDQLKKLDKVAYIRFASVYRSFEDIREFGEEIARLQD is encoded by the coding sequence ATGCATTGCCCATTTTGTTTAGCAGTGGACACTAAAGTGATTGATTCGCGCCTGGTCGGTGAAGGGGCTTCCGTACGCCGCCGCCGCCAGTGCCTGGTCTGTAATGAACGCTTCACAACCTTTGAAGTCGCGGAGCTGGTTATGCCGCGCGTTATCAAAAGCAATGAGGTGCGTGAGCCATTTAACGAAGATAAGCTGCGCAGCGGTTTGCAAAAAGCGCTTGAGAAACGTCCGGTCAGCGCCGATGACGTAGAGATGGCGATTAACCATATTAAGTCGCATCTGCGCGCCACCGGTGAGCGCGAAGTTGCCAGTAAACTTATCGGCAACCTGGTGATGGACCAGCTTAAAAAACTCGATAAAGTCGCCTATATCCGTTTTGCTTCGGTTTATCGCAGTTTTGAAGATATTCGTGAATTTGGCGAAGAGATAGCCCGCCTACAGGATTGA
- the pgpA gene encoding phosphatidylglycerophosphatase A, whose protein sequence is MTTLQKSNREAKKRLKMTNPWHLLATGFGSGLSPVVPGTMGSLAAIPFWYLLTMLPWQLYSLTVMLSIALGVYICHRTARDMKVHDHGSIVWDEFVGMWITLMALPTNDWRWVAIGFVLFRILDMWKPWPIRWFDRNVHGGMGIMVDDIVAGVLAAVLLYLIGHYWPMGII, encoded by the coding sequence ATGACCACTTTACAAAAGAGTAATCGCGAGGCCAAAAAACGCCTGAAGATGACCAACCCCTGGCACCTGCTGGCAACCGGATTTGGCAGTGGTCTTAGCCCGGTAGTGCCTGGGACGATGGGCAGTCTGGCCGCTATTCCATTTTGGTATTTGCTGACTATGCTGCCGTGGCAGCTATATTCGCTGACGGTGATGCTCTCTATCGCGCTGGGGGTTTATATCTGCCACCGTACCGCGCGCGATATGAAAGTTCATGACCATGGCAGTATTGTCTGGGATGAATTTGTCGGTATGTGGATAACGCTGATGGCGCTGCCGACCAATGACTGGCGCTGGGTAGCTATTGGTTTTGTCCTGTTTCGCATTCTGGATATGTGGAAGCCGTGGCCAATCCGCTGGTTCGATCGTAACGTACACGGCGGCATGGGCATCATGGTCGATGATATCGTTGCCGGAGTGCTGGCGGCGGTGCTGCTCTATCTGATTGGTCACTACTGGCCGATGGGGATTATCTAA
- the xseB gene encoding exodeoxyribonuclease 7 small subunit: MPKKKETASFETALQELEQIVNRLESGDLPLEDALNEFERGIQLARQGQTQLQKAEQRVQILLNESDTAPLTPFAPDNE; encoded by the coding sequence ATGCCGAAGAAAAAAGAGACGGCCAGCTTTGAGACGGCCCTGCAAGAACTGGAGCAGATAGTTAATCGACTAGAGAGTGGCGATCTACCTTTGGAAGATGCGCTCAATGAATTCGAACGCGGGATCCAACTGGCGCGCCAGGGCCAGACTCAGCTGCAAAAAGCCGAGCAGCGCGTGCAAATCCTGCTTAATGAAAGTGACACAGCCCCTCTGACGCCCTTCGCCCCGGACAACGAGTAA
- the ribH gene encoding 6,7-dimethyl-8-ribityllumazine synthase codes for MNIIEANVSAPKARVAIAIARFNHFINDSLLDGALDALKRIGLVKDENITVVWVPGAYELPLTANALAKTGKYDAIIALGTVIRGGTAHFEFVAGGASNGLSHVALDSEIPVAFGVLTTETIEQAMDRAGIKSGNKGAEAALTVLEMINVLTAIKA; via the coding sequence ATGAACATTATTGAAGCAAACGTATCTGCCCCAAAAGCCCGTGTTGCGATTGCCATCGCGCGTTTTAACCACTTCATTAACGACAGCCTGCTGGACGGCGCACTCGACGCCCTGAAACGTATTGGTCTGGTTAAAGATGAAAATATCACTGTGGTTTGGGTTCCTGGTGCCTATGAGCTGCCTCTGACGGCAAACGCTCTGGCAAAAACCGGCAAATATGACGCTATCATTGCGTTAGGCACCGTAATTCGTGGCGGTACCGCGCACTTTGAATTTGTTGCGGGCGGCGCCAGCAACGGTCTGTCTCATGTGGCTCTGGATAGCGAAATACCGGTTGCCTTTGGGGTACTGACCACCGAAACAATTGAACAAGCAATGGATCGCGCAGGCATCAAGTCTGGTAATAAAGGGGCTGAAGCTGCGCTGACCGTGCTGGAAATGATTAATGTGTTGACGGCGATTAAAGCCTGA
- the nusB gene encoding N utilization substance protein B: MKPAARRRARECAVQALYSWQLSRNDIADVEYQFLSEQDVKDVDVTYFRELLSGVATNSAYLDSLMAPFLSRQLEELGQVEKAVLRVALFELAKRDDVPYKVAINEGIELAKTFGAEDSHKFVNGVLDKAAPQIRPHRK; encoded by the coding sequence GTGAAACCTGCTGCTCGTCGTCGTGCCCGTGAGTGTGCCGTTCAGGCGCTTTACTCCTGGCAGTTGTCTCGCAACGACATTGCTGATGTTGAATACCAGTTCCTGTCGGAACAGGACGTTAAAGATGTTGACGTGACCTATTTCCGTGAGCTGCTTTCCGGTGTGGCGACCAACAGTGCGTATCTCGATAGTCTGATGGCTCCGTTCCTGTCTCGTCAGCTCGAAGAGCTGGGCCAGGTTGAGAAAGCGGTGCTGCGCGTTGCGCTGTTCGAACTCGCTAAACGCGATGATGTGCCATACAAAGTGGCTATCAACGAAGGTATCGAACTTGCCAAAACTTTTGGCGCCGAAGACAGCCACAAATTCGTCAACGGCGTGCTCGATAAAGCCGCACCTCAGATTCGTCCCCACAGAAAGTAA
- the dxs gene encoding 1-deoxy-D-xylulose-5-phosphate synthase: MSFDIAKYPTLALVDSSQELHSLPKESLPRLCDELRRYLLDSVSRSSGHFASGLGTVELTVALHYVYNTPFDQLIWDVGHQAYPHKILTGRRDRIGTIRQKGGLHPFPWRGESEYDVLSVGHSSTSISAGIGIAVAAQKEDKDRRTVCVIGDGAITAGMAFEAMNHAGDIKPDMLVVLNDNEMSISENVGALNNHLAQLLSGKLYSTLREGGKKVLSGVPPIKELIKRTEEHIKGMVVPGTLFEELGFNYIGPVDGHDVLGLVSTLKNMRDLKGPQFLHIMTKKGRGYEPAEKDPITFHAVPKFDPQSGQLPKSSGGQPSYSKIFGDWLCETAAQDDKLMAITPAMREGSGMVEFSRQFPDRYFDVAIAEQHAVTFAAGLAIGGMKPVVAIYSTFLQRAYDQVIHDVAIQKLPVMFAIDRAGVVGADGQTHQGAFDLSFLRCIPDMVIMTPSDENECRLMLHTGYHYQDGPSAVRYPRGNARGVQLDPLVSLPIGKGVVKRQGQKLAILNFGTLLPEAEKVAAELDATLVDMRFVKPLDNALICELAASHDELVTLEENAIMGGAGSGVNELLMARRIMRPVLNLGLPDNFIPQGTQEEIRADLQLDAAGILSRIQAWRN; the protein is encoded by the coding sequence ATGAGTTTTGATATTGCCAAATACCCGACCCTGGCGTTAGTAGACTCGAGCCAGGAGCTACATTCGCTGCCAAAAGAGAGCCTGCCGCGCCTGTGCGATGAGCTACGCCGCTATCTGCTGGACAGTGTTAGCCGTTCCAGCGGGCACTTTGCCTCGGGGCTTGGCACCGTGGAGCTGACCGTTGCCCTGCATTATGTTTATAACACGCCGTTCGACCAACTTATCTGGGATGTAGGTCATCAGGCTTATCCGCATAAGATACTCACCGGACGCCGTGACCGCATCGGCACTATTCGTCAGAAAGGCGGGCTGCACCCATTCCCATGGCGCGGTGAAAGCGAGTATGACGTGCTAAGCGTCGGCCACTCCTCAACCTCCATCAGCGCAGGTATCGGCATTGCCGTCGCCGCGCAAAAAGAGGATAAAGACCGGCGCACCGTCTGCGTTATTGGCGATGGCGCAATCACCGCGGGCATGGCATTTGAAGCGATGAACCACGCGGGCGATATCAAGCCTGACATGTTGGTGGTGCTCAATGACAACGAAATGTCTATTTCGGAAAATGTCGGCGCACTCAATAACCATCTGGCCCAGCTGCTCTCCGGCAAGCTCTACTCCACGCTGCGCGAAGGCGGCAAGAAAGTGCTTTCCGGCGTGCCGCCAATTAAAGAGCTTATCAAACGTACCGAAGAACATATCAAAGGTATGGTGGTGCCGGGTACGCTGTTTGAAGAGCTGGGTTTCAACTACATCGGCCCGGTTGATGGCCACGATGTGCTGGGGCTGGTGAGCACCCTGAAGAACATGCGCGACCTTAAAGGCCCGCAGTTCCTGCACATTATGACCAAGAAAGGCCGCGGCTATGAGCCAGCGGAAAAAGACCCGATAACCTTCCATGCGGTGCCAAAATTCGACCCGCAAAGCGGCCAGCTGCCAAAAAGCAGCGGCGGCCAGCCGAGCTATTCGAAGATCTTCGGCGACTGGCTGTGCGAGACGGCAGCGCAGGATGACAAGCTAATGGCTATCACTCCGGCAATGCGCGAAGGCTCGGGAATGGTGGAGTTCTCTCGCCAGTTCCCTGACCGCTACTTCGATGTGGCTATCGCTGAGCAGCACGCGGTGACCTTTGCCGCAGGGCTCGCTATCGGTGGCATGAAACCAGTGGTGGCTATCTACTCCACGTTCCTGCAACGCGCCTACGACCAGGTCATTCACGACGTTGCCATTCAGAAGCTGCCTGTCATGTTTGCCATCGATCGGGCGGGTGTTGTCGGTGCCGACGGTCAGACCCATCAGGGCGCGTTTGACCTCTCCTTCCTGCGCTGCATCCCGGATATGGTCATTATGACCCCGAGCGATGAAAATGAATGCCGACTGATGCTGCACACTGGCTATCACTACCAGGATGGCCCAAGCGCCGTGCGTTATCCACGCGGCAATGCTCGCGGCGTGCAGCTTGATCCATTGGTTTCACTGCCGATCGGTAAAGGCGTGGTGAAACGTCAGGGACAAAAGCTGGCGATTCTCAACTTCGGCACCCTGTTGCCAGAAGCCGAGAAAGTGGCCGCAGAGCTGGATGCCACGTTGGTGGATATGCGCTTTGTTAAGCCGCTGGATAATGCTCTTATCTGCGAGCTGGCCGCCAGCCACGATGAGCTGGTCACGCTTGAAGAGAACGCCATTATGGGTGGTGCTGGCAGCGGCGTTAACGAACTGCTGATGGCACGTCGCATTATGCGCCCGGTACTCAACCTCGGCCTGCCGGATAACTTTATTCCGCAAGGCACTCAGGAAGAGATCCGCGCCGATCTGCAACTGGACGCCGCAGGCATCCTTTCCCGTATCCAGGCCTGGCGCAACTAA
- the thiL gene encoding thiamine-monophosphate kinase, which yields MACGEFSLIARYFNRDGYSRPDVDTGIGDDCALMTPPEKRQLAISVDTLVAGTHFLADIDPADLGYKSLAVNLSDLAAMGADPAWLTLALTLPEVDEPWLQRFSDSLFEALGYYDMQLIGGDTTRGPLSLTLGIHGWVPQGKALKRSGAKPGDGIYVTGSLGDSAAGLAILLNQLAVNDKQVQHYLAQRHLRPTPRVLQGQALRGLASSAIDLSDGLASDLGHILAASGVGARIELETLPLSDALRSCTSSEQAIRWALTGGEDYELCFTVPEVNRGALEVALGHLGAPWHCIGLVVPASEGMTFWRNGEQAVMDWKGYDHFTKE from the coding sequence ATGGCATGTGGAGAATTTTCCCTGATAGCCCGCTATTTCAATCGTGATGGATACAGCCGCCCGGATGTTGATACCGGCATCGGCGATGATTGCGCGTTGATGACTCCTCCTGAAAAGCGCCAGCTGGCCATTAGCGTTGATACGCTAGTTGCAGGAACTCATTTCCTGGCGGATATCGATCCGGCAGATCTCGGATATAAGTCCCTGGCCGTTAATTTAAGCGATCTGGCGGCGATGGGGGCCGATCCCGCGTGGCTGACGCTGGCGCTAACCTTACCTGAAGTCGATGAGCCGTGGTTGCAACGCTTTAGCGACAGCCTGTTTGAAGCGCTTGGCTATTACGATATGCAACTTATTGGCGGAGACACCACCCGGGGGCCGCTGTCGCTGACACTGGGGATCCACGGCTGGGTGCCTCAGGGCAAGGCTCTGAAACGCAGCGGAGCAAAGCCGGGCGATGGTATCTATGTGACTGGCTCTTTGGGTGATAGCGCCGCCGGGCTGGCGATTTTGCTCAATCAGTTAGCGGTGAATGATAAGCAGGTGCAGCATTACCTGGCGCAGCGGCATTTACGCCCAACGCCCCGGGTATTACAGGGGCAGGCGCTGCGCGGACTTGCCAGCAGCGCGATTGACCTCTCTGACGGGCTGGCATCTGACCTGGGGCATATCCTGGCTGCCAGCGGCGTGGGGGCCAGAATAGAGCTTGAAACGCTGCCGCTATCTGATGCGCTCCGTAGCTGTACCTCTTCGGAGCAGGCTATTCGCTGGGCGCTGACCGGCGGTGAAGACTATGAACTGTGCTTTACTGTGCCGGAAGTTAATCGCGGGGCGCTGGAGGTCGCGTTGGGCCACCTTGGTGCGCCGTGGCACTGCATCGGTCTGGTTGTTCCGGCCAGCGAGGGGATGACCTTCTGGCGTAACGGAGAACAGGCTGTTATGGACTGGAAAGGATATGACCACTTTACAAAAGAGTAA
- the yajO gene encoding oxidoreductase — protein MQYRKLGNTDLNVSRLCLGCMTFGEPSRGNHAWTLPEESSRKIIKRALDSGINFFDTANSYSDGSSEEIVGRALKDFARREDIVLATKVYHQSQDLPQGLSRAQIMRGIDDSLKRLGTDYVDLYQIHRWDYQTPIEETLEALNDVVKAGKARYIGASSMYAWQFAKALGIQERYGWSRFVSMQDQYNLIQREEEREMLPLCYSEGVAVIPWSPLARGRLTRPWGETTARLVSDEFGKTLYDTSEQNDAQIAERLSFIADELNASRAQVALAWLLSKRAVAAPIIGASREEQLADLLNAVDLTLSDEQVAELEMPYQPHRVVGFS, from the coding sequence ATGCAATATCGTAAGCTTGGCAATACCGACCTTAACGTTTCCCGGCTATGTCTGGGATGTATGACATTTGGCGAACCCAGCCGTGGCAACCACGCCTGGACCCTTCCGGAAGAAAGCAGCCGTAAAATTATTAAGCGCGCGCTCGATAGCGGCATCAACTTTTTCGACACCGCCAATAGCTACTCCGACGGTAGCAGCGAAGAGATTGTAGGCCGCGCGCTTAAAGACTTTGCACGGCGCGAAGATATCGTGCTGGCAACCAAGGTTTATCACCAAAGCCAGGACCTGCCCCAGGGCCTGTCTCGAGCGCAGATTATGCGCGGCATCGACGACAGCCTGAAGCGTCTCGGCACCGATTATGTCGACCTCTACCAAATTCACCGCTGGGATTATCAAACGCCAATAGAAGAAACGCTGGAGGCACTGAATGACGTGGTGAAAGCTGGCAAAGCGCGATATATCGGCGCGTCTTCGATGTATGCCTGGCAGTTTGCCAAAGCCCTGGGCATTCAGGAGCGCTATGGCTGGAGCCGTTTTGTCTCCATGCAGGATCAATATAATCTTATTCAGCGCGAGGAAGAGCGCGAAATGCTGCCGCTTTGCTATAGCGAAGGCGTAGCGGTGATTCCGTGGAGCCCGCTGGCACGCGGCCGGCTCACCAGGCCATGGGGCGAAACCACCGCCCGGCTGGTTTCCGATGAGTTCGGTAAAACGCTCTACGACACCAGCGAGCAGAATGATGCTCAAATCGCCGAACGGCTATCGTTTATCGCCGATGAGCTCAACGCCAGCCGCGCCCAGGTCGCCCTGGCATGGCTTCTGAGCAAACGCGCCGTCGCCGCACCAATTATTGGCGCATCGCGTGAAGAACAGCTGGCAGATTTACTTAATGCAGTGGATTTAACGCTAAGTGATGAGCAGGTAGCAGAACTGGAGATGCCGTATCAACCGCATCGGGTGGTGGGATTTTCCTGA